The following is a genomic window from Malus sylvestris chromosome 7, drMalSylv7.2, whole genome shotgun sequence.
TTTTTGATGCAACAATCATGCGGTGTCCAGCAAAAGGAACCTGACATCTGTAATTTCGTTGGTTTAAGATACTTTATATGGTTCTGTGTACTTGTTGATTAAGATAATGATGGAAAAAATGTTCTCTCTCCCAGTTATGTCCGAGGACATGGTCAAGGATGGATATGAAGACATAATGAACATTGACATTTCGTCAGTGGCTATCAACatgatgaaaagaaaatatgagCACATACCTCAGCTGAAATGTATCCTTTTGGAAATTTACTTCTTTAAAATCTCTAgtacaaatttaaattttccttTGTAACGATTGGGGACACTAGGCATGGTTCCTATATGAATCTTATAGACATGCAAATGGATGTCAGAGATATGAGTTTCTTTCCAGATGAATCATTTGATGGTGTCATTGATAAAGGTAAGAATCTATTTCTCCGTGTTACTCATTTTAGAAATATACAATATTGCATACTAATTTTCTGTCTTGTCTTGATAAACCTTCTttgctttcatcactttttGCACCTGTGGTCTGTCAAAGGAACTCTTGATTCACTGATGGTACGATGCATATTCTTATGTTCTAAATACTCCTCCTACTCATTACTGGGCACACACTGATTTTCTCATTTGTGCTTATGTTTCTAGTGTGGCAACGATGCTCCAATTAGTGCTGCTCAAATGCTCGGGGAAGTGAGCAGGTTTTAGACTTTAAAACTCAATTTACAGCTGCAATTTCTTATACCAGTTCACAATTTCTCTCTCCATTCTAAAGTAATTCAATATCTTTTAGTTCTATATTCCTTCACTAATATGGTTGTTATTTTGCTTGTAGGCTTCTTAAACCCGGAGGGATCTACATGTTGGTAAATGTGCACCCTTAAATTGGGTTACATTTTTTAATGCTCTTTCTTTAGTTAAAAGCTCAAAATGTATCTGTTTTTACAATGCCGTATAGCAGATAACATATGGTGATCCTACAGTAAGAATGCCTCATTTGAGCCGGCCAGTGTACAACTGGAAAGTCCGTTTGTATGTTATACGTAAGTTTACTGTCCTTTCATAATAGTTCATATTTTTCTTGCTGTTCAAATATCTGCAGTTTTCTTCATTCAATTAGCTCTCCAGAAGTGATTTTGCTTCCATGTTATTAAATTCTGTTTAATATTGCTAGAGATTTTTGGTTAAATtgcatttttcatttcttttcgaTGCCAAATGTTCTCATTTTGTTAGTGAGTTTGAGTCAATTTTAACACATGGTGAACATCCGTTCAAGTATAATGGTACAAGATTTTTGTTGTCCCACATCTAAAGTGGTGTCAGTTAAGAAAGTTTCTAATTTCCTTCACCAGCTTGAGTAGTAGCTATTCACAATCTACAAGTTAATATGATTGACAAAGCGAAAATGGGAGCTAGCGATGACCTCCAAAATTGTCATTTAGGAGTTTAAGATCTTTGGATTCCATGTGCAGGTTGTATTATTCAActtgttttggtttttgttttccgTTAATTGGTATTTGGTTTATTGGTTAGGAAGTTCAGTCCAGATTGTCCAAGCATCAGATACTTGTTGCTTATGCATAGCATACATGCAAGCTGACTATTTTTCGACTATCGCAAACTACGTTGTACCCACCTTTTCCTGGGATCTTTCTTGGATAGTCATAAGCAGTCAACAGAGATGATAATTCTATGAATTTGTTTCTTCCTGTTTTCTAGCCATATACattcattttttattagttCAGTGTTTACGATTCCTGATAGAGGTGCCTTATCTAGATTTTGTATCCTTTTGGCTATTGTTTTACAGCCAGACCAGGATTCCAAACGCCTGAAGGCTGTGGTTCGTCAACAAAGTCAGATTTGGAACCTGTTCCTATCACTGAGAAGGGCTTACTTCCGGCTGATTTTGTTTTGGAAGATCCAGATTGTCACTTCATATATGTGTGTAAAAAGGACGATGCGGAGCTAAGTAACCCACCAACTGATGGATTTAGTCGATTGACAGTTGATGGCTTATAGTAATTACTTGCAGTGCAGTGAAACACCGATGAAGGTAATCGTGCCCTGTATACTAGCATTCAAATGCTTATCATCGTCATTGGTATGATTAATTGTTGTACCACCTGCTAATTGTGATCGTCGTTGGGGTGTCTGTAAGAGAGGATTTTGTTCAATGTATCTGCCTAGATCTTTGGCATGAAAATCTAAAACAAATAACTCAATGAAACAAAAGCCTCCATGGACACATTGATTGGCCCCATCCTTTGATTTATTGTATTGTATCAGTCAACACTGAAGTAGCTACCATGAACAATTACAAAATAAATTGtgatattagtttattttttggAACATTGTTACTTAGTTCCCTCAATTACTTGATGATTGTTTATCGTATGCAgtgtctaaaatatcgatattggTAGAAATATTGATATGTAAATTTCTGGAAATATTGATGCGTATATTGATATCAGTTGCCTTCGATGGAAATTATAGAAATTTGCAATGAGTTAAGTTCTTCCAAAAAGAGCACTTGGGAGGGCTTCTCGAATAAGCATTTGACAAGTGTTTCTCAATAAGTGCCTCCAATAGCCATAAACACTTTTAACGCTTTTTGTCAAACATAGTTAGAAACGTTTTTAACTGTTACAAAAAAACTATCATTTTTTCTAGAAGCAATGCTAAACACGCTCTACGTCAACCCTTATAAAGTTCATCTTAAGGGCATTTACCCAATTACCCTCATACCAGAAGTTATTGTGTTTGATTCCTCTTTTAATATTGCTTGATAGTCCCCATCACAACCAATAAACCTTGGCTGAATAATCATTTCACCTCAACAAAAGTTGTACACAAATATATTTTGTAGctaaaaaatcatttgattCAGGGAAAAGATCTTTTGCAAGCCAAATTAGTAATGAGACCCTTCCCAATTTAACCATTACAGAAAAGAAGAGAAGTTCTtttacaaaaacagaaaaagtgCTTTTACAAACAAACTAGGCAACTCCCAATTCTCTAAAATTGGAAGTAATTCAAAAGTGCTTTTTCAAACAAACTAGACAATTCCCATATGCTCCAAATTTGGAAGTTGCTTTACTAAATGTATCACTTGGATAGTTGCAATGTAACCAAAAACTTCTTAATGTGGCAAATAGAGATTCCCAAAGTGGGCTCCACAACACAAATGTGGCAAATTGGATAGCAAAGGCATTAGAGGGCATATACTCTCTCCCTcccaaaacagaaaaaaaaatacacaaaacaAAATGCCCCTCTCTCTAATTTTGGCAGAGGATTTACCATTTCTAGCACTAAATATTAAACTACCATGTTTATAGCACACAGATAGATAATACGATAATTTAcactaaatttatttaaattatagtGAGAGAAGAGTTTGGACTGAAGACATAGTGTTAAACAAATTAACTGCATCTGTCACGGCAATTCAAGACTTACATAatgaaagggatcctctctggatcccttCCTCTTAATCCATCAAGTCTGGGGATtcggaccgttgaaatttgatcaaacggctaaagttattataacttttaaagtggacccctatttgtagccgttagatcaaatttcaacgacccGAATCCCCGGACTTAATAGATTAGGAGGAAGAGATCTGGAGCGCTTTCCGTTTTGAAACGGCCAAGTGGGACCCGTAAGCAAGACCGACAAAACAGTTTCCAACTCGAAATACAATAAATAATAGGTAAAAAATGGTTAGGAAGTAAAAGTGGGATCCAGAATGCCAAATGTGGGAAAGCAGAGTCATGCAACCACCCTCTAAATAGTAAACAGAGCCATGCAAACTTGCCGTTTCCAAGCTTTCGCCATTTGGGGTATGAACGCTTTCTTTCTATTTCTCTCTCACACCAACACACACACGCCCCTTTATCTTCTCCCCAATCTAATTTTGGCAACGCCCCCTTCCCCCTTCACccccaccctctctctctcccaaagAACCAAACCCTCGGAACAACGCctcctagagagagagagcacacaACTCTTTTGGACTTttagttttagagagagaaattttttaatggTATTCAAGTTTTTCTGCTAAAGTTGGTgccttttctgggtttttgagcatttgggtttttttaatatattttttgttggaGGGGTTATTGAGAATTTGGGAGAAATAATGGGAAGGGGGAAGATTGAGATCAAGAGGATTGAGAATGCAAATAGCAGACAAGTCACATTCTCAAAGAGACGTTCTGGGTTGCTCAAAAAAGCTCAGGAATTGGCTATTCTCTGTGATGCTGAGGTTGCTGTTATTATCTTCTCCAATACTGGAAGGCTTTTTGAGTTTTCCAGTGCTGGGTATGTCTCtgaattttttacttttttactttttaaattctGGGTacaaagttttcattttttttctacttCTGAATTTTTTGGTTTCATGCATGTGTTTCTGATCATGTTTCTCTGATGTGTTTTACTCTTTTTGGATAAAGATTTTGTCTTTGAATATGAGTTTATctggggttttggttttttcatttttactgttgatttttttttttctctcttcatttttattgttttttattttattttattttagggaTTAGTGGATGCTCCTGTTCCCCTTTTCCCTTATTCTTATTTGGGTTTGTGTGAATGTCTGGGATGGTCATTTTACTTATGAAGttggttttcttttcttatatATTCTTCCCTACCCTGTTGCCTATAATCTTATAATTGTTGATTTGGGGGCGATTTCTCCTATGTTTTGATCTTCTTATGAGCAAACTTTGAAGTGGTTGTGCAAATATTTGAGTATATATCTTGGTTAACGTTGAGTTTGCAAGTAATTTTTTTGAGACTTTGAGTGAAGTCTGTTCCGCTTTTATGATGTTTGATCAATTGAATCTGCAATGGACCTTGGTAAGCTTAGTACTGGTGATGATTCTGAACTATCAGAAAGGCTGATTTCAGCTAATAACTCTGGTTAATTCAGTGCTAAATCCGATAGCAGAATCGAAAGCACTTTCACTTCCCTTTGAACTTCTCAAAGTTGAAACTGCCCTGTTTGGTGGTTGCTCCTTTGTGCATCTTCCAAAGTTAGGCAGTGGTTTATTTATGGGATTTGAATATCCAGATGCTCTTTTCTCTTGTCCAAGCGAGCTACATTGTGCTAAAATGGggtaaaattttacttttaaaactATTTCCTGGTTGAAATACCTGATGCAATGCTATTGTGAGAAAGCCTTTAATTTTCCTATAAAGATGCCCTACACTCTATGTTGAAGGTGCTTCCTTCCTCTATCAGGCTGATCGATCTGAAATGCTTCACTGGCAATAAGCCAGCATTCAATAACTCTTTAATTTAAACATGAATTAAGGAATGAACCGATGTATTTGACTGATTATTTGTAATATAGATGTTGGTTCGGATTTCCACGGAGCCATGTTTGTATTTCTgctatatttttgtttcctgGAAATTTTGGGCAAACTCATTGTGGATTGTTGCATCTACCTTGTGTACCTTGTGAAACAATTTAGAAATGTTGCTGCAAATGAAGCGATAAAGAAAGTTGAAATTAACTGTGCCCTTCATGTATAAAAAGAACACGACTGATGTTTATTTGTTGTTCTTTTTGTAGTATGATACGAACTCTTTCAAGATACAACAAGTGTTTAGATTCGTCAGAAGATGCACCAGAAGAAGGCAAGGCAGAGGTATTGTTCTCactgttgtgctaggatagcaccaaacccgttggaaccaactcaagctaacccacaggaaatttatcaaatgaaaatgcaagaacaaaatattaaagaacaccaagattttaacgaggttcctcaacagtcagtgtaactggagtacgtcctcggagcagtaggagctcacccaataatccactatcaaccaaatgggagtttacaaagtgttggcaatctcacaacccaaataacccaatacacccaatatctctcacacaccaaagaaacaaatagaggaaGAAATATTGGGCATAATTCAACACTCACAAGTTTATGCACTTGCCACTAGTTGATCTTTTGTGTTTTAGCACTTGAAATTTTAACACAgataattgttttttatttgttgtcCTATTTTGGTTCTTCCTGCGTTAATTTGTATGTCCTGTTGCATGTCAGTCTTATTCGTACGGAACTTTGACAAAGTAAAATATACTTTTGTGCCAATTTTTCCTATGTTCAAATTTTTTCCGTTTCTCCTATGTAAAATATGCTAACCTCCTTTGGAGCAAGAACTTCACATAACATTTTCAGAAAGAATTGCAGCAACCATTgttttttcatgtttgtagaTTCAGAAGCAAGACTGCAAGGAGCTGAATAATCTAAAGGATGAATATGCAAAGCTACAAAAGAAACAATTGTATGTATTTACTCAATTTTTAGATCTAATAATTttagatttttggagtactgcGTGTAAGATTATTATTTTCTGATTGTGTAGAAGGCTGTTGGGTAAGGAGTTGACTGATTTGAGCTTGAAAGAATTGCAGCATCTAGAACAGCAATTGAATGAAGGATTATTGACAGTGAAGGAGAGGAAGgtacaaattatatttttcccttgtttcgttttttttcttttcttcgagGTATTCAGTAGGGATGTCAGATGTAGTTCAGATTAATATCTACTCATTTCTGCAATCTGTAAGGCCTAAATAGATGTTCTAATATTTCAGGAGCAATTACTGACGGAACAACTACAGCAATCAAGAATACAGGTATGTGGTAGTACCGAAGTAGCACTGAATCTTACTTGAAGTTTGAGATGTAAGCAGTAGCACTAGCATCACTAGCATTGAGTAGTAAGTTGAAGTATCAGTTTTCTAAATGAATAATATTCATTCCAGAAACATACGAGATATGGAATTTCAGTTTCAGTTTACCTAATATATTATTGTTCTAAATAAGCTACTTTTGCTTTGAGTTTTGAACTAAGGATAAAAATAATGATTTAAAGCAAAAGACGAATAGAAAGAGGGATAAAAATGATACAAAACACAACGTTCTTCTGCAAATTGAAAAGGTGataagagaaggaaaaaagtgACTAATCTAGACTGGAAAGTTTTCCATTTATAAATACTTCTGTTGTGGTTTAAAACTTTGGCTTCATGGTAAAAGTTGCACTATGACCTTGAATCTTCGTCGGTATAAATTGCAAAGACTAATGTTGATTCAATTAGTGCCATAAAAAGGGGCAACTCTGGTTTTAACTTGTCATCTATTTTGTTTCCTCCAGGAACAGCGTGCTGTACTTGAGAATGAAACGTTGCGCAGACAGGCGAGTTACATTCTTCTTGCTATATGCAAATTTTGTCAGTTTCACAATACCTGGCCTTTGAGTGATTTCCTCtttttcaatgtctactttcgCATATTATTTCTATGTAGGTTGAGGAGCTTCGATGTTTGTTTCCACAAACTGACCGTGCAGTCCAATCGTACTTGGAATATTATCCTGTGGAGAAAACTAAATCCCTTGTAAACCATGGCGTCACAAGTAGTCCTGATTTGGTCAGTAATTTTGCATTTGAGAACGGCGATTCTGACACCACCTTGCAGCTAGGGTACTCTTCTTTCCTTAATAACAAGCTTaacctttaaaatatttcactgTATTATCTAATATTCGTGCTTGGTATTCTTTCAAAGAGTAGAAACTCATCTGTGATTAAAAGTAATATGCTCAAGTTACATTCTAAACTGAAAGGCCTCAAACAAATACTGGGGATGGTTTGTTGTTAGGATGAGCCAACCGAAATTTACCCTAGCCCTGTTAAgcaaaacataaatttagttcctCGTACagtgttttgttttacaaatgaTTTGAAAGAAGTTTCTCAAGTGAAAATAACATTGTCCTCTTACTCTGTCGGTTTTACTTTTACTTTATCGTTTTGCTAGGCTGCAAAGCAATGCTTATTCTGGGAAGAGGAAAGCtccagaaagagaagccaactCCAATGACTCAGGGAGCCAATTAGGTCTGTAATTGTTTATGAGGATCTCTTTTCTGTAGAATCAACAGATGCTAGAGATGAGGTTGATACAGTCGAGAGTGTAGCGTAGTACCTTCGTTGAAAGGTCAGTAACTTGTAAAAGAGAGCGTAGAATTGTTAGGCGACCCCCAAACATAGAAGTTCCTTTGTTGGGAAGGTTTGGCTGATGAAGAGGAAAATGTCCTCGTTAGTTTTTTCTAGattg
Proteins encoded in this region:
- the LOC126628410 gene encoding uncharacterized protein LOC126628410 isoform X2 → MLRDESTCNTYNYGDALYWDARYVQEGGAFDWYQRYSSLRPFVRHFIPTSSPVLMVGCGNAVMSEDMVKDGYEDIMNIDISSVAINMMKRKYEHIPQLKYMQMDVRDMSFFPDESFDGVIDKGTLDSLMCGNDAPISAAQMLGEVSRLLKPGGIYMLITYGDPTVRMPHLSRPVYNWKVRLYVIPRPGFQTPEGCGSSTKSDLEPVPITEKGLLPADFVLEDPDCHFIYVCKKDDAELSNPPTDGFSRLTVDGL
- the LOC126628410 gene encoding uncharacterized protein LOC126628410 isoform X1 encodes the protein MLRDESTCNTYNYGDALYWDARYVQEGGAFDWYQRYSSLRPFVRHFIPTSSPVLMVGCGNAVMSEDMVKDGYEDIMNIDISSVAINMMKRKYEHIPQLKYMQMDVRDMSFFPDESFDGVIDKGTLDSLMCGNDAPISAAQMLGEVSRLLKPGGIYMLQITYGDPTVRMPHLSRPVYNWKVRLYVIPRPGFQTPEGCGSSTKSDLEPVPITEKGLLPADFVLEDPDCHFIYVCKKDDAELSNPPTDGFSRLTVDGL
- the LOC126628412 gene encoding agamous-like MADS-box protein AGL15 — encoded protein: MGRGKIEIKRIENANSRQVTFSKRRSGLLKKAQELAILCDAEVAVIIFSNTGRLFEFSSAGMIRTLSRYNKCLDSSEDAPEEGKAEIQKQDCKELNNLKDEYAKLQKKQLRLLGKELTDLSLKELQHLEQQLNEGLLTVKERKEQLLTEQLQQSRIQEQRAVLENETLRRQVEELRCLFPQTDRAVQSYLEYYPVEKTKSLVNHGVTSSPDLVSNFAFENGDSDTTLQLGLQSNAYSGKRKAPEREANSNDSGSQLGL